A single region of the Anaerostipes rhamnosivorans genome encodes:
- a CDS encoding VirB6/TrbL-like conjugal transfer protein, CD1112 family, with protein sequence MIEDWFRGILTDGILSNLSGLFDSVNTEVGEIATQVGTTPAGWNAGIFNMIRSLSENVIVPIAGVIITFVMCYELIQLVIEKNNLHDLDTWIFFKWIFKTFVAVLLVTNTWNIVMGVFDITQSVVNDSAGVIISDTSIDIATVITDIEAKLDAMSVGGLLGLWFQSLFVGLTMKALSICIMLVVYGRMIEIYLVTSIAPIPVATMVNREWGGMGQNYLKSLLALGFQAFLILVCVGIYAVLIQTIAATDDISGAIWSCMGYTVLLCFTLFKTGSLAKSVFSAH encoded by the coding sequence ATGATTGAAGATTGGTTTCGCGGCATTTTGACAGACGGAATACTCTCTAATCTCTCCGGGCTGTTCGACAGCGTAAATACAGAGGTTGGAGAAATCGCAACGCAAGTCGGCACAACCCCCGCCGGGTGGAACGCGGGCATATTCAATATGATACGCAGCCTATCGGAAAACGTCATTGTGCCGATTGCGGGCGTTATCATTACCTTTGTCATGTGCTACGAACTAATCCAGCTTGTAATTGAGAAAAACAATCTGCACGATCTCGACACTTGGATTTTCTTCAAGTGGATTTTCAAAACCTTTGTTGCGGTGCTGCTGGTAACAAATACTTGGAACATCGTCATGGGCGTATTTGACATTACACAGAGCGTCGTCAACGACAGCGCGGGCGTTATCATATCCGACACAAGCATAGATATTGCAACCGTTATCACCGATATAGAAGCAAAGCTGGACGCTATGAGCGTCGGCGGGCTTTTGGGGCTATGGTTTCAATCACTCTTTGTGGGGCTTACCATGAAAGCGTTGTCTATCTGTATCATGCTGGTGGTGTACGGGCGCATGATTGAAATATACCTTGTAACGAGTATCGCCCCTATCCCCGTTGCGACAATGGTAAATCGTGAATGGGGCGGCATGGGACAGAACTACTTAAAATCCTTGCTTGCCCTCGGTTTTCAGGCTTTTCTAATTCTTGTGTGCGTCGGTATTTATGCGGTTTTGATACAGACAATCGCAGCAACCGATGACATATCCGGCGCGATCTGGTCTTGCATGGGCTATACCGTCCTCTTGTGTTTTACGCTTTTCAAAACGGGAAGCCTTGCAAAATCCGTATTCAGCGCGCATTAA
- a CDS encoding Maff2 family mobile element protein gives MDFFNSAVDVLQTLVIALGAGLGIWGGINLMEGYGNDNPGAKSQGMKQLMAGGGVALIGLTLVPLLSGLFG, from the coding sequence ATGGATTTTTTCAACAGCGCAGTTGACGTATTGCAGACTTTGGTAATCGCGCTTGGCGCAGGACTTGGCATTTGGGGCGGCATTAACCTCATGGAGGGGTACGGCAACGATAACCCCGGCGCGAAGTCGCAGGGCATGAAACAGTTGATGGCGGGCGGCGGCGTTGCCCTTATCGGCCTTACCCTTGTCCCGCTGCTCTCCGGCCTGTTTGGATAA
- a CDS encoding VirD4-like conjugal transfer protein, CD1115 family, whose translation MKQINYKKLILPNIPYVFFVYLFDKVGQAVRLAPGADISAKILNITQGFSAAFENALPSVYPLDLLVGIVGAVIIRLIVYVKGKNAKKYRKGAEYGSARWGNAEDIKPYIDPDFQNNIILTQTERLTMNSRPKQPKYARNKNVVVIGGSGSGKTRFFVKPNLMQLHSSYVLTDPKGTVLIECGKLLQRAGYRIKVLNTINFKKSMHYNPFVYIRSEKDILKLVNTLIANTKGEGEKSAEDFWVKAERLLYCALVGYIWYEAPAEEMNFITLLELINASEAREDDEEYQSPVDLLFADLEERDPDHFAVKQYRKYKLAAGKTAKSILISCGARLAPFDIKELRDLMSYDELELDTLGDRKTALFLIMSDTDSTFNFVIAMLQSQLFNLLCDKADDEYGGKLPVHVRCLLDEFANIGQIPQFEKLIATIRSREISASIILQSQSQLKAIYKDAAEIILDNADSTLFLGGRGKNAKDISENLGRETIDSFNTSENRGTQVSHGLNYQKLGKELMTQDEIAVMDGGKCILQLRGVRPFFSDKYDITQHPNYKYLSDFDKKNAFDVERYMSTRPAIVKPDEPFDIYEIDLSDEDAAAE comes from the coding sequence ATGAAGCAGATCAACTACAAAAAGCTGATACTTCCGAATATCCCCTATGTGTTCTTTGTCTATCTCTTTGATAAAGTCGGACAGGCGGTGCGGCTTGCCCCCGGCGCGGATATTTCTGCAAAGATACTGAATATCACACAAGGATTTTCCGCAGCCTTTGAAAACGCCTTGCCGAGCGTTTACCCGTTGGATTTGCTTGTCGGCATTGTCGGTGCGGTGATTATCCGCTTGATAGTCTATGTCAAAGGGAAAAACGCGAAGAAATACCGCAAGGGCGCGGAGTACGGCTCTGCCCGATGGGGAAACGCCGAAGATATAAAGCCCTACATAGACCCGGATTTCCAAAACAACATCATTTTGACGCAGACGGAACGGCTTACCATGAACAGCCGCCCGAAGCAGCCGAAGTACGCGAGAAATAAGAACGTCGTCGTGATCGGCGGCAGCGGCAGCGGAAAAACAAGATTTTTTGTCAAACCTAATCTAATGCAGCTTCATTCCTCTTACGTCTTAACCGACCCGAAAGGTACGGTTTTGATTGAGTGCGGGAAGCTGCTGCAACGGGCGGGCTACCGCATTAAGGTACTGAATACGATTAACTTCAAAAAATCTATGCACTACAACCCCTTTGTGTATATCCGCAGCGAGAAAGATATTTTGAAGCTGGTAAATACGTTGATAGCGAATACCAAAGGTGAGGGAGAAAAAAGCGCGGAGGATTTTTGGGTAAAGGCAGAACGGCTTTTGTATTGCGCGTTGGTGGGCTACATCTGGTACGAAGCCCCCGCCGAGGAAATGAACTTTATTACCCTGTTGGAACTTATCAACGCCAGCGAAGCCCGCGAGGACGACGAGGAATATCAAAGCCCCGTCGATTTGCTGTTTGCCGACTTGGAAGAACGCGACCCCGACCATTTCGCGGTGAAGCAGTACCGAAAATATAAATTGGCGGCGGGCAAAACCGCAAAATCAATCCTCATTTCTTGCGGTGCGAGGCTCGCTCCTTTTGATATAAAGGAATTGCGCGATCTTATGTCCTACGACGAATTAGAACTTGACACGTTAGGCGACAGAAAAACAGCTTTGTTTTTGATTATGAGCGATACGGACAGCACGTTTAATTTTGTTATCGCTATGCTGCAATCGCAGTTATTTAATCTCTTGTGCGACAAGGCCGACGACGAATACGGCGGCAAGCTGCCGGTTCATGTTCGCTGCCTGTTAGACGAGTTTGCAAACATTGGACAAATCCCGCAGTTTGAAAAATTGATTGCCACAATCCGCAGCCGGGAAATCTCGGCTTCTATCATTCTGCAATCGCAGAGCCAGCTAAAAGCCATTTACAAGGACGCGGCAGAAATCATACTTGACAATGCCGACAGCACCTTGTTTTTGGGAGGGCGCGGGAAAAATGCAAAGGATATTTCGGAGAACTTGGGACGTGAAACAATCGACAGTTTCAACACTTCCGAAAATCGCGGCACGCAGGTTTCTCATGGCCTCAATTATCAGAAATTGGGAAAGGAGTTGATGACACAGGACGAAATCGCAGTTATGGACGGAGGAAAATGTATTTTGCAGTTGCGCGGCGTGCGCCCCTTTTTCAGCGATAAGTACGATATAACGCAGCACCCGAACTACAAATACCTTTCCGACTTCGACAAGAAAAACGCTTTTGACGTTGAACGGTATATGTCCACCCGTCCGGCAATCGTAAAGCCCGACGAACCCTTTGACATATACGAAATAGATTTGTCCGACGAGGACGCAGCCGCCGAATAA
- a CDS encoding PcfB family protein, with protein MQEEVTQKTIALYVKVGKGAARLTEQALQKAIQKFLEQKSKPAHGKQTMRQLMKQNAGVSNIEITDSNIKAFESTAKKYNIDFSLKKVKGEQTRYLVFFKGRDADVMTAAFQEFSAKKLNREKKPSIRKALAAAKDKAKQLNAARDKVKKMDRGREI; from the coding sequence TTGCAGGAGGAAGTAACCCAAAAAACGATTGCCCTATACGTCAAAGTGGGAAAAGGCGCGGCGCGGCTTACCGAACAGGCGTTACAGAAAGCAATCCAAAAGTTTTTGGAGCAGAAAAGCAAACCCGCGCATGGGAAACAGACCATGCGGCAGCTTATGAAGCAGAACGCGGGTGTTTCCAACATCGAGATCACCGACAGCAATATTAAAGCCTTTGAGAGTACGGCGAAGAAATACAACATAGATTTTTCGCTAAAAAAGGTTAAGGGCGAGCAGACCCGTTACCTTGTGTTTTTCAAAGGCCGGGACGCGGACGTTATGACCGCAGCGTTTCAAGAGTTTTCCGCAAAGAAGCTGAACCGGGAGAAAAAGCCCTCTATCCGCAAAGCCCTTGCCGCTGCAAAGGACAAGGCGAAGCAGCTTAACGCCGCCCGCGACAAGGTAAAGAAAATGGACAGGGGGCGCGAGATATGA
- a CDS encoding DUF6017 domain-containing protein, which yields MAVFRVERNTGYTVMSNHHLRNKELSLKAKGLLSQMLSLPEDWDYTLAGLSHINREKIDAIREAVKELEKAGYIVRSRERDEKGRLRGADYVIYEQPQPREPEAATSGGQPPILDLPTLENPTLDNPTLEKPTQEKPTLENPTQLNKDILSKEQSITDLSSTDSIPFHSLNPLPFAHGEAATPPERKRTEAKSNSAVEIYREIIKDNIEYDHLIQNCKIDKDRLDEIVDLMLETVCTARKTIRIAGDDYPAELVKSKFLKLNSSHIEFVLDCMRENTTKVRNIKQYLKAVLFNAPSTIDSYYTALVNHDLYGGE from the coding sequence ATGGCAGTTTTCAGAGTGGAGCGAAATACGGGATATACCGTTATGAGCAACCACCACTTGCGAAACAAGGAATTGTCCTTAAAGGCAAAGGGCTTGTTGTCGCAAATGCTTTCGCTGCCCGAAGATTGGGATTATACCCTTGCGGGCTTATCCCATATCAACCGGGAGAAGATCGACGCAATCCGCGAAGCGGTAAAGGAACTCGAAAAAGCCGGATATATCGTGCGCAGCCGGGAGCGCGACGAAAAGGGACGCTTGCGGGGCGCAGATTACGTCATATACGAGCAGCCGCAGCCGCGAGAGCCGGAAGCAGCTACCAGCGGCGGACAGCCGCCTATATTGGATTTACCTACATTGGAAAATCCAACATTGGATAATCCAACGTTGGAAAAACCTACGCAGGAAAAACCTACGTTGGAAAATCCAACGCAATTAAATAAAGATATATTAAGTAAAGAACAATCAATTACTGATTTATCAAGTACCGATTCCATTCCTTTCCATTCCCTAAACCCCTTGCCCTTTGCGCATGGCGAAGCGGCTACGCCGCCGGAAAGGAAAAGAACGGAAGCGAAAAGCAATAGCGCAGTAGAGATTTACAGGGAGATTATCAAGGACAATATCGAATACGACCATCTCATTCAAAACTGCAAAATTGACAAAGACCGTTTGGACGAGATTGTTGACCTTATGCTGGAAACCGTCTGCACAGCCCGAAAGACAATCCGTATTGCCGGGGACGACTACCCCGCCGAATTGGTGAAATCCAAGTTTTTGAAGCTGAACAGCAGCCATATTGAGTTTGTTTTGGATTGCATGAGGGAGAACACAACCAAAGTGCGCAACATCAAGCAGTATCTAAAAGCGGTGCTGTTCAACGCGCCGAGTACCATTGACAGCTACTATACCGCCCTTGTCAATCACGACTTATACGGCGGCGAATGA
- a CDS encoding S8 family peptidase: MKLISQMIHADIAHKHGFFGDKIGIAFLDTGISPHKEFYPADQRIAGFIDYVHHRTSPYDDNGHGTHITGIAASANFGVAPKSHIISIKVLDALGNGNQRTFLNGLSWIHHFHKQYGIRIVNISIGTPASGSDEAANAIVQQVNQLWDDGLVVCIASGNNGPRDGSITAPGNSRKIITIGSSDDAARPMGSQRFAKNYSSRGPTSSCVMKPDVVAPGTNIYSCGLNGGHSIKSGTSMATPAVSGAIALLLERYPYYTNKDVKMKLRFNCDKLSTPRNHQGWGQINVQKLLDL; encoded by the coding sequence ATGAAGCTTATATCACAGATGATCCATGCGGATATCGCCCACAAACATGGCTTCTTCGGGGATAAGATCGGAATCGCCTTTTTGGATACCGGTATTTCTCCCCATAAAGAATTTTATCCGGCTGATCAGCGGATCGCCGGATTTATAGATTATGTCCATCACAGAACATCACCCTATGACGACAACGGACACGGGACCCACATCACAGGGATCGCCGCGTCCGCAAACTTTGGCGTCGCGCCAAAATCACATATCATATCTATTAAAGTTCTAGACGCACTGGGAAATGGAAACCAGAGAACCTTTTTAAACGGCCTTTCCTGGATCCATCACTTTCACAAACAGTACGGCATCCGTATCGTGAACATTTCCATCGGCACTCCTGCCTCCGGCAGTGATGAGGCAGCCAATGCCATTGTGCAGCAGGTAAACCAGCTCTGGGATGACGGGCTTGTGGTCTGTATTGCCAGTGGAAATAACGGTCCTAGGGATGGTTCCATCACCGCTCCCGGCAACAGCCGCAAAATCATTACCATCGGCTCCAGCGATGATGCCGCCCGCCCTATGGGTTCCCAGCGCTTCGCAAAAAATTATTCCAGCCGGGGGCCTACGTCCTCCTGTGTCATGAAACCGGACGTTGTGGCTCCAGGAACAAATATTTATTCCTGCGGCTTAAACGGCGGGCACAGTATAAAAAGTGGAACTTCTATGGCCACTCCGGCAGTTTCAGGAGCCATCGCCCTGCTTTTGGAACGATATCCATACTACACAAACAAAGACGTAAAAATGAAACTGCGGTTCAATTGTGACAAGCTGTCCACGCCAAGAAACCATCAGGGCTGGGGACAGATCAATGTCCAGAAACTCCTGGATTTATAA